In Streptomyces sp. SN-593, a single genomic region encodes these proteins:
- a CDS encoding glycine betaine ABC transporter substrate-binding protein, translating into MRAAVGALAALAVFSSCGLTSGSPLVDDVQPGSLGRGKPLDGASLTVTSKNFSENIILGEMIGLVFKAAGASVLDRTNITGSIGAREAVKSGQADAMYEYTGTAWITYLGHTTPVADPHAQWRAVADEDRGNGLTWLAPSTLDNTYSLAISAKNDAKYHLRTLSDVAALARRNPRAVTLCVENEFASRQDGLVGMEKAYGMKLPSGNIQKMDAGIIYTQINKSNSCLLGEVYTTDGRIRSMNLTVMKDDRNFFPNYNAAPVIYSKVFREYPVIAKLLDPVSAKLTTAVAQRLNAKVDVDGQDPHDVAKDWLVEQGFIKEG; encoded by the coding sequence CTGCGCGCGGCCGTCGGCGCGCTGGCCGCGCTCGCGGTGTTCTCCTCCTGCGGGCTGACCAGCGGCAGCCCGCTGGTGGACGACGTGCAGCCGGGCAGCCTCGGGCGCGGCAAGCCGCTCGACGGGGCCTCGCTCACCGTCACGTCCAAGAACTTCAGCGAGAACATCATCCTGGGCGAGATGATCGGCCTGGTCTTCAAGGCCGCCGGCGCCTCGGTGCTGGACCGCACCAACATCACCGGGTCGATCGGCGCCCGCGAGGCGGTCAAGTCCGGCCAGGCGGACGCGATGTACGAGTACACCGGCACCGCGTGGATCACCTACCTCGGGCACACCACCCCGGTCGCCGACCCGCACGCGCAGTGGCGGGCGGTGGCCGACGAGGACCGGGGGAACGGCCTGACCTGGCTGGCCCCCTCCACCCTCGACAACACCTACTCGCTGGCGATCAGCGCGAAGAACGACGCGAAGTACCACCTGCGGACGCTCTCCGACGTGGCCGCGCTGGCCCGGCGGAATCCCCGGGCGGTCACGCTCTGCGTGGAGAACGAGTTCGCCTCCCGGCAGGACGGACTGGTGGGCATGGAGAAGGCGTACGGCATGAAGCTGCCCTCGGGGAACATCCAGAAGATGGACGCCGGGATCATCTACACCCAGATCAACAAGAGCAACTCCTGCCTGCTGGGCGAGGTGTACACCACCGACGGCCGGATCCGGTCGATGAACCTGACGGTGATGAAGGACGACCGGAACTTCTTCCCCAACTACAACGCGGCGCCGGTGATCTACTCCAAGGTCTTCCGCGAGTACCCGGTGATCGCGAAGCTGCTCGACCCGGTCAGCGCGAAGCTCACCACCGCGGTCGCGCAGCGGCTCAACGCGAAGGTGGACGTGGACGGCCAGGACCCGCACGACGTGGCGAAGGACTGGCTGGTCGAGCAGGGCTTCATCAAGGAGGGCTGA
- a CDS encoding ArsR/SmtB family transcription factor: MPENPADGVRHPDHPTEVRVMDPRALRALAHPLRTRIMAALREYGPATASGLGERLGESSGATSYHLRQLAAHGFVADDPERGTGRERWWKAVHRGTRFDSAQEFLGHADPEVRGAMRSFMHQMAVEHAEQLTTWLGTTDEWPEPWRESGNMSSFTLRLTPELAAELGRRVEELIESYRDRLPEPPPDEHPRSPAADGSASVRLHFHAFPRRVD, encoded by the coding sequence GTGCCCGAGAACCCCGCGGACGGCGTCCGCCACCCCGACCACCCGACCGAGGTCCGCGTCATGGACCCGCGCGCCCTGCGCGCCCTCGCCCATCCGCTGCGCACCCGGATCATGGCCGCGCTGCGGGAGTACGGCCCCGCCACCGCCTCCGGGCTCGGCGAGCGGCTCGGCGAGTCCAGCGGCGCCACCAGCTACCACCTGCGCCAGCTCGCCGCGCACGGCTTCGTGGCGGACGACCCGGAGCGCGGCACCGGCCGCGAGCGGTGGTGGAAGGCGGTGCACCGCGGCACCCGCTTCGACAGCGCCCAGGAGTTCCTGGGGCACGCCGACCCCGAAGTGCGCGGCGCGATGCGCTCGTTCATGCACCAGATGGCGGTGGAGCACGCGGAGCAGCTCACCACCTGGCTCGGCACCACGGACGAGTGGCCCGAGCCCTGGCGGGAGTCGGGGAACATGAGCAGCTTCACGCTGCGGCTGACCCCGGAACTCGCCGCGGAACTGGGCCGCCGGGTGGAGGAGCTGATCGAGTCCTACCGCGACCGGCTGCCCGAGCCGCCCCCGGACGAGCACCCGCGCAGTCCCGCCGCCGACGGCTCGGCGAGCGTCCGCCTCCACTTCCACGCCTTCCCGCGCCGCGTCGACTGA
- a CDS encoding MFS transporter — protein sequence MSSSAMPASGPGRAGGIPAGPRDRRPLALLLTANVVSIAGNMLTLVAVPWFVLATTGSPARAGLVAFASTVPVVLAALLGGPLIDRLGYTVTSVVSDGVCALATVAVPVLHATGHLTYGLLLVLVAVSGLFHSPGETAREVLMPRLAERAGTTVARASSGYEGASRGARMLGAPLAGVLIAGIGAADVLVLDAATFAVSALLIGAGVHGRTGGGASAPVAGSRKASGSGGGAGSGGERAGRRGAALSAYRAELAEGYRYLLRARLLFAVVAMVMVTNALDQAWSAVLLPVDAREHLGGSVGVGLVSGVFAAAALAGSLLFGVVGHRFPQRTLYIGGFLVCGFPRTAVAAFLPGLAPLLVACAVCGLGAGVLNPIIGTEMVRLVPERLRSRVFGAVTSGVLVAVPLGGLLGGYVVQYAGLRTGMVTVSAIYLLATLSPLVLPAFREWDTAGGTAAEAAREPVGAEG from the coding sequence ATGAGTTCATCAGCCATGCCCGCTTCCGGACCGGGCCGCGCCGGCGGCATACCCGCCGGCCCCCGGGACCGCCGCCCGCTCGCCCTGCTGCTCACCGCCAACGTCGTGTCCATCGCGGGCAACATGCTCACGCTGGTCGCCGTCCCGTGGTTCGTGCTCGCCACCACCGGCAGCCCGGCCCGCGCCGGGCTGGTCGCCTTCGCCTCCACCGTGCCGGTGGTGCTGGCGGCGCTGCTCGGCGGCCCGCTCATCGACCGGCTCGGCTACACCGTGACGAGCGTCGTCTCCGACGGGGTGTGCGCGCTGGCGACGGTCGCCGTGCCCGTCCTGCACGCGACCGGGCACCTGACGTACGGACTGCTGCTGGTCCTGGTCGCCGTCAGCGGGCTGTTCCACTCCCCCGGCGAGACCGCCCGCGAGGTGCTGATGCCGCGGCTGGCCGAGCGGGCGGGCACCACGGTCGCGCGGGCGTCCAGCGGCTACGAGGGCGCCTCGCGCGGCGCGCGGATGCTCGGCGCGCCGCTCGCGGGCGTCCTGATCGCCGGGATCGGCGCGGCCGACGTGCTGGTGCTGGACGCCGCCACCTTCGCGGTCTCCGCGCTGCTGATCGGCGCGGGGGTGCACGGGCGGACCGGCGGCGGCGCGTCCGCCCCGGTGGCGGGGTCGAGGAAGGCGTCCGGGAGCGGCGGCGGTGCCGGGAGCGGCGGGGAGCGCGCGGGCCGGCGGGGTGCGGCACTGTCGGCGTACCGGGCCGAACTCGCCGAGGGGTACCGCTACCTGCTGCGCGCCCGGCTGCTGTTCGCGGTGGTGGCGATGGTGATGGTGACCAACGCGCTGGACCAGGCGTGGTCGGCGGTGCTGCTGCCGGTGGACGCGCGCGAGCACCTGGGCGGGTCGGTGGGCGTCGGGCTGGTCTCCGGGGTCTTCGCCGCCGCCGCGCTCGCCGGGTCGCTGCTCTTCGGGGTGGTCGGGCACCGCTTCCCGCAACGGACCCTGTACATCGGCGGGTTCCTCGTCTGCGGGTTCCCGCGCACCGCGGTGGCCGCGTTCCTGCCCGGGCTGGCCCCGCTGCTGGTGGCCTGCGCGGTGTGCGGACTGGGCGCGGGCGTCCTCAACCCGATCATCGGCACCGAGATGGTGCGACTCGTCCCGGAGCGGCTGCGCAGCCGGGTGTTCGGCGCGGTGACCTCAGGCGTCCTGGTCGCGGTGCCGCTGGGCGGCCTGCTCGGCGGGTACGTCGTGCAGTACGCCGGCCTGCGGACCGGGATGGTGACGGTCAGCGCGATCTACCTGCTGGCCACGCTGAGCCCGCTGGTCCTGCCGGCGTTCCGGGAGTGGGACACGGCCGGCGGGACGGCCGCGGAGGCGGCCCGGGAGCCGGTCGGCGCCGAGGGGTGA
- a CDS encoding IclR family transcriptional regulator: MTAETSQTLDRGLRVLKLLADTDHGLTVTELAAKLGVNRTVVYRLLATLEQHSLVRRDLGGRARVGLGVLGLAHQVHPLLREAALPALRALAEDIGATAHLTLVDGTEALAVAVVEPTWTDYHVAYRTGFRHPLDRGAAGRAILAGRGMQPTADGVGWERIESEELAGFGARTAGPADLAVDGTDRVIGAGGAVGQARCVITSGELEAGAAGAAAPLLGVPGIEGSVGVVMLAESVPERVGHRVVEAAIEVSEALR; encoded by the coding sequence GTGACCGCGGAGACGTCTCAAACGCTCGACCGGGGCCTACGGGTTCTCAAACTGCTCGCCGACACCGACCACGGGCTGACCGTGACGGAGTTGGCGGCCAAGCTCGGGGTGAACCGCACGGTGGTCTACCGCCTGCTGGCCACTCTGGAGCAGCACTCTCTGGTGCGCAGGGACCTCGGTGGGCGGGCCCGGGTGGGGCTCGGGGTGCTGGGGCTGGCGCACCAGGTGCACCCGCTGCTGCGGGAGGCCGCGCTGCCCGCGCTGCGGGCGCTCGCCGAGGACATCGGGGCGACGGCCCACCTGACCCTCGTCGACGGCACCGAGGCGCTGGCCGTCGCCGTGGTCGAGCCGACCTGGACGGATTACCACGTGGCCTACCGGACGGGGTTCCGGCACCCGTTGGACCGCGGGGCGGCCGGGCGGGCGATCCTCGCGGGGCGCGGCATGCAGCCGACCGCGGACGGGGTCGGCTGGGAGCGGATCGAGAGCGAGGAGCTCGCGGGCTTCGGTGCGCGGACCGCCGGGCCGGCGGACCTCGCGGTCGACGGCACCGACCGTGTGATCGGGGCGGGCGGGGCCGTCGGGCAGGCGCGGTGCGTCATCACCTCCGGTGAGCTGGAGGCCGGCGCGGCCGGTGCCGCGGCACCCCTCCTCGGGGTGCCCGGTATCGAGGGGAGCGTCGGCGTTGTCATGCTCGCGGAATCCGTACCCGAGCGGGTGGGGCACCGTGTGGTGGAGGCGGCGATCGAGGTCTCCGAGGCCCTCCGCTGA